The following nucleotide sequence is from Caldilineales bacterium.
GGCAAGCAGTTTTTCCCGGCCCGCGCGATAAGAGGCGAAGACCTCGCGCGCCGTGGGCGGCTTTTCGGTGGCCTGATTGGCCCACTCGAACACGGCCAGCGAAGCCAGTTCGGGATTGTCGTGATCCAGGATGAGCGTCATGCGGTGGTCGAGCACGCCCTGGGCGTCGCGCAGATGCCCCAGCGCCTGCTGCACCGACCAGCCTCCTGCCTCCGGCTTGCGGTCGAGGATGGCGTCGTCCACGCCTTCGATCACAGCGGCGATAGCTTGCGGCGTCTGGCGGAGGCGGGCGATGGCGGCGAACGGCTCCAGGTCGTTCAGCCAGTAGACGGGCGGGAACTGCTGGAAGGTTTCGGGCCAGGCGCCACATCTGGGACAGGGGGCGGCGGGTTGGAGTAGGGTGACAAAGCCGCAGGTGCGGCAGACCCAGGGGTTGGGCGTCTCGTCGATGTGGGTAAGGCGGCCGGCGGCCAAAGCGCTTGCGCCCACGGCCAGCGCCGCGGCCAGATCGTCGCCCACGCCCAACTGCTGGGCGGAGTCGGCGGCGCCGGCGACGGCGGCAGAGAGGCGCTCTTTGTCGGTAGGGAGGTCCTGCGGACGGCCGGCCTGCCGGGCCAGGGCGTCGGCGGCGGCGCGGGCCAGTTTGGCGATGTTGTATTGGCCTTCGGTTTCCAGCCGGGCGGCCAGGGCGACGAGGTCGATCAGGGTGGCGGCCCAGTCAGGGCGGGGTGAGGTCATGGGTGGGGTCTCCGGTGAGGCTGGTTCATGAGTTTGAGT
It contains:
- a CDS encoding DinB family protein → MTSPRPDWAATLIDLVALAARLETEGQYNIAKLARAAADALARQAGRPQDLPTDKERLSAAVAGAADSAQQLGVGDDLAAALAVGASALAAGRLTHIDETPNPWVCRTCGFVTLLQPAAPCPRCGAWPETFQQFPPVYWLNDLEPFAAIARLRQTPQAIAAVIEGVDDAILDRKPEAGGWSVQQALGHLRDAQGVLDHRMTLILDHDNPELASLAVFEWANQATEKPPTAREVFASYRAGREKLLARLEALPLAAWWRTGRHEEFGVVTLRQQISYFAAHESTHMHQIQALAMGG